CGTTCTGGGCGATCGCCGGCATCGGGGTCATCGCCCTGGTCGGCATCGCGCTCCTCGTCCCCGACCTCCGGACCGGCACCGAGGAGGTCAGCCTGCGCCGTGAGCTCGGCGCGTTCGCCTCCGGCCAGGTCTGGTTCTCGCTCGTGATCACGGTCCTCGCCTACGGCGGCATGTTCGGCGCCTTCACCTACATCGCCTACACGCTCACCGAGGTGTCCGGCTTCGCCTCGTCGACCGTCCCGTGGCTGCTGGTCCTCTTCGGCGCCGGCCTGGTCGTCGGCAACTGGGTCGGCGGTCGCCTGGCAGATCGCTCCATCGACGGAACGCTGATCGGCGTGGTCGCAGCACTCGTCGTCGTCCTCGCCGGGTTCGGGCTCGTGGCGGGCTCCCAGCCCGCGACCATCGTCGCGCTCTTCCTGATGGGCACGCTCGGGTTCGGCACCGTGCCGGCGCTGCAGAGCCGCGTCATGGCGTACGCCGGTCAGGCTCCGACGCTTGCGTCCGGTGCCAACATCGGAGCGTTCAACGCGGGCAACGCACTCGGCGCCTGGGCGGGCGGAGTCGGCATCTCTGCCGGCCTCGGCTACACCGCACCCATCTGGATCGGTGCGGGCATCACCGCGCTCGGCCTCGTGGTCGTGCTCATCGCGCGGACAGCAGCCACCAGCTCGCTCCGGACCGCAGCGGCCGCTGAACCGGCCGTCGCCACCGTCTGACCGTCCTCACCCCACTCCTGACCACCCGAAAGCAGGCAGAACCATGACCGTCCCCACTGTTCCGACCGTCACCCTCAACAACGGCGTCACGATGCCGCAGCTCGGCTTCGGCGTCTTCCAGGTGCCCGATG
This genomic interval from Nocardioides cavernaquae contains the following:
- a CDS encoding MFS transporter; translation: MPLGLIALALGSFGIGLTEFVIMGLLPEVAADYGVSESAAGWLISGYALSVVVGALVLTAATTRLDRKKVLLGLVVLFIVGNVITAAAPTYSIAMTGRIVAALCHGAFFGIGAVVAAGLVAPEKKAGAVAIMFTGLTAANVLGVPFGTFLGQQAGWQATFWAIAGIGVIALVGIALLVPDLRTGTEEVSLRRELGAFASGQVWFSLVITVLAYGGMFGAFTYIAYTLTEVSGFASSTVPWLLVLFGAGLVVGNWVGGRLADRSIDGTLIGVVAALVVVLAGFGLVAGSQPATIVALFLMGTLGFGTVPALQSRVMAYAGQAPTLASGANIGAFNAGNALGAWAGGVGISAGLGYTAPIWIGAGITALGLVVVLIARTAATSSLRTAAAAEPAVATV